A window from Pseudomonas kribbensis encodes these proteins:
- a CDS encoding DUF3299 domain-containing protein, with translation MRRLLLTLLLLGSGLAHAGELPETDWLELMPKSDQKALEAMPEIDHNSPEATGTFTQKGGMKQAKGLPAVMYSTKTVASMNDKHIRIGGYPVPLESDAKGRSTLFFLVPYPGACIHVPPPPPNQLVLVRYPKGLKLDDIYTPLWVTGTLKIEKVSNDLADAAYALEADKVRVVQEKDL, from the coding sequence ATGCGCCGTCTTCTGTTGACTCTCCTTTTGCTGGGCAGCGGTCTGGCCCACGCCGGCGAACTGCCGGAAACCGACTGGCTGGAACTGATGCCCAAGTCGGATCAGAAAGCCCTCGAGGCCATGCCTGAAATCGATCACAACTCTCCGGAAGCCACCGGAACCTTCACCCAGAAAGGCGGGATGAAGCAGGCCAAGGGTTTGCCGGCGGTGATGTATTCGACCAAGACCGTGGCGTCGATGAACGACAAGCACATCCGCATCGGCGGTTATCCGGTGCCGCTGGAGTCGGACGCCAAGGGCCGCAGCACGCTGTTTTTCCTCGTGCCGTATCCGGGCGCGTGCATCCACGTGCCGCCACCGCCACCGAATCAACTGGTGCTGGTGCGCTACCCCAAGGGTTTGAAGCTGGACGACATCTACACGCCGCTGTGGGTGACCGGCACGCTGAAGATCGAAAAGGTCAGCAATGACCTGGCCGATGCGGCCTATGCGCTGGAAGCGGACAAGGTGCGGGTGGTGCAGGAAAAGGATCTGTAA
- a CDS encoding MFS transporter produces MTTAPSSIAQPDQPARPLTRNDYKTLSLSALGGALEFYDFIIFVFFATVVGKLFFPADMPEWLRLMQTFGIFAAGYLARPLGGIVMAHFGDLLGRKKMFTLSIFMMAVPTLIMGLLPTYAQIGMWAPILLLLMRVIQGAAIGGEVPGAWVFVSEHVPGKHVGYACGTLTSGLTAGILLGSLVATAINSIYTPVEVSDYAWRIPFLLGGVFGLFSVYLRRWLHETPVFAELQQRKALAEEVPLRAVLRDHRGAIAVSMLLTWLLSAGIVVVILMTPTVLQTVYHFSPTIALQSNSLAIVFLSLGCIISGALADRFGAGRVFVFGCLGLLASSWTFYHSLADHPDWLFPLYALTGFLVGTIGAVPYVMVKAFPPVVRFSGLSFSYNVAYAIFGGLTPMVVSLLLKESAMGPAYYVAVLCGMGILVGAWLWSKGR; encoded by the coding sequence ATGACCACAGCGCCCTCGAGCATCGCGCAGCCGGACCAACCCGCACGACCCTTGACCCGCAATGACTACAAGACTCTGTCGCTATCGGCCCTGGGCGGTGCGCTGGAGTTCTACGATTTCATCATTTTCGTGTTCTTTGCCACCGTGGTCGGCAAATTGTTCTTCCCCGCCGACATGCCCGAGTGGCTGCGCCTGATGCAGACCTTCGGCATCTTCGCTGCCGGTTACCTTGCGCGACCGCTGGGCGGGATCGTGATGGCGCACTTCGGCGACCTGCTGGGGCGCAAGAAGATGTTCACCCTGAGCATTTTCATGATGGCCGTGCCGACCCTGATCATGGGGCTGCTGCCGACCTATGCGCAGATCGGCATGTGGGCGCCGATCCTCCTGCTGTTGATGCGCGTCATTCAGGGCGCGGCAATTGGCGGTGAAGTGCCGGGGGCGTGGGTCTTCGTTTCCGAACACGTGCCCGGAAAGCATGTCGGCTATGCCTGCGGCACTCTGACCAGTGGCCTGACGGCGGGCATCCTGCTGGGTTCGCTGGTCGCCACCGCGATCAACAGCATTTATACGCCGGTGGAAGTTTCGGATTACGCCTGGCGGATTCCGTTCCTGCTCGGCGGCGTGTTCGGCCTGTTCTCGGTCTACCTGCGCCGCTGGTTGCACGAAACCCCGGTGTTCGCTGAACTGCAACAGCGCAAGGCCCTGGCCGAAGAAGTGCCGCTGCGCGCGGTGCTGCGTGACCATCGTGGGGCCATCGCGGTTTCGATGCTGCTGACCTGGCTGTTGTCTGCCGGCATCGTCGTGGTGATCCTGATGACCCCGACCGTGCTGCAGACGGTCTATCACTTCTCGCCGACGATTGCGCTGCAATCCAACAGCCTGGCCATCGTCTTCCTGAGCCTGGGCTGCATCATTTCCGGCGCACTGGCGGATCGCTTCGGTGCCGGTCGCGTGTTCGTGTTCGGTTGCCTGGGCTTGCTGGCCAGCTCCTGGACGTTCTATCACAGCCTCGCCGATCACCCGGACTGGCTGTTTCCGCTGTATGCACTGACCGGCTTCCTGGTCGGCACCATCGGCGCGGTTCCGTACGTGATGGTCAAGGCGTTCCCGCCGGTGGTGCGTTTCAGCGGTCTGTCCTTCTCTTATAACGTCGCTTACGCCATCTTCGGCGGTTTGACCCCGATGGTGGTCAGCCTGCTGCTGAAAGAAAGTGCGATGGGGCCTGCCTATTACGTGGCGGTGCTGTGCGGGATGGGGATCCTGGTCGGCGCCTGGCTGTGGAGCAAGGGCCGCTGA
- a CDS encoding D-hexose-6-phosphate mutarotase, which produces MNTPNVEAVKLDELNCWRIRHGQAEVLVAQQGAHILSYQVDGQPPLIWLNDKAVFKTGKSIRAGVPVCWPWFGVFARNPQSVQAMRVSEEPAAAHGFVRAMDWELGGIETEGESLKVEFTLPYPEGGFAGWPHQVDLTLTLRLDDQLHISLTSHNRGTDTVSISQALHSYFAVSDVRNVRVEGVDGLNYIETLDDWKTHTQQDDLRFAGETDRIYLEAPPQLSIVDPAWERRIVLTATGSRTAVIWNPWIDRAAAFSDMDNDGWQRMLCIETANVMDDIVTLAPDARHTMGVSVGGKPL; this is translated from the coding sequence ATGAACACGCCCAACGTTGAAGCCGTGAAACTGGATGAACTGAACTGCTGGCGCATCCGCCACGGTCAGGCCGAAGTGCTGGTGGCCCAGCAAGGCGCGCACATCCTCAGTTATCAGGTTGACGGCCAGCCGCCGCTGATCTGGCTGAACGACAAGGCCGTGTTCAAGACCGGCAAGAGCATCCGCGCCGGCGTGCCGGTGTGCTGGCCGTGGTTCGGCGTCTTCGCCCGCAACCCGCAGAGCGTGCAGGCCATGCGCGTCAGCGAAGAGCCGGCGGCCGCTCACGGGTTTGTCCGGGCGATGGACTGGGAGCTGGGCGGTATCGAAACCGAGGGCGAAAGCCTGAAGGTGGAATTCACCCTGCCCTACCCTGAAGGCGGCTTTGCGGGTTGGCCACATCAGGTCGACCTGACTCTGACCCTGCGCCTCGATGATCAGCTGCACATCAGCCTGACCAGCCACAACCGTGGCACCGACACCGTCAGCATCAGCCAGGCGCTGCATAGCTATTTCGCTGTCAGTGATGTGCGCAACGTACGCGTCGAAGGTGTGGATGGCCTGAACTACATCGAGACCCTGGATGACTGGAAGACGCACACCCAGCAAGACGACCTGCGTTTTGCCGGGGAAACCGACCGCATCTACCTCGAAGCTCCGCCGCAATTGAGCATCGTCGATCCGGCCTGGGAGCGGCGCATCGTGCTGACCGCTACCGGCTCACGCACGGCGGTGATCTGGAACCCTTGGATCGACCGCGCCGCCGCGTTCAGCGACATGGACAACGACGGCTGGCAGCGGATGTTGTGCATCGAAACGGCGAACGTGATGGATGACATCGTGACCCTCGCGCCGGATGCCCGCCACACCATGGGCGTCAGCGTCGGCGGCAAGCCGCTCTGA
- a CDS encoding GlsB/YeaQ/YmgE family stress response membrane protein: MGIIGTIFIGLIVGLLARFLKPGDDSMGWIMTILLGIGGSLAATYGGQALGIYHAGQGAGFFGALVGAIILLVIYGLIKKN; encoded by the coding sequence ATGGGAATTATCGGAACCATCTTTATCGGCCTGATCGTCGGCCTGCTGGCACGGTTCCTCAAGCCGGGCGATGACAGCATGGGCTGGATCATGACCATCCTGCTGGGTATCGGCGGTTCGCTGGCAGCCACCTACGGCGGCCAGGCCCTGGGCATTTATCACGCGGGCCAGGGCGCCGGCTTCTTCGGTGCGCTGGTGGGCGCGATCATCCTGCTGGTGATCTACGGCCTGATCAAAAAGAACTGA
- a CDS encoding 5-(carboxyamino)imidazole ribonucleotide synthase, with protein sequence MKIGVIGGGQLGRMLALAGTPLGMNFAFLDPAPDACAAALGEHLRADYGDQDHLRQLADEVDLVTFEFESVPAETVAFLSQFVPVYPSAEALRIARDRWFEKSMFKDLGIPTPAFADIQSQADLDAAVASIGLPAVLKTRTLGYDGKGQKVLRKPEDVVDTFAELGSVPCLLEGFVPFTGEVSLIAVRARDGETKFYPLVHNTHDSGILKLSVASSDHPLQALAEDYSSRVLKQLDYVGVMAFEFFEVDGGLKANEIAPRVHNSGHWTTEGAECSQFENHLRAVAGLPLGSTAKVGESAMLNFIGVVPPVEKVIAIDDCHLHHYGKAFKAGRKVGHANLRCKDKATLEQQILKVEALIAE encoded by the coding sequence ATGAAGATCGGTGTAATCGGTGGCGGCCAGTTGGGTCGCATGTTGGCCCTGGCGGGCACCCCGCTGGGCATGAACTTCGCTTTCCTCGACCCTGCGCCGGACGCTTGCGCCGCTGCGCTGGGCGAACACCTGCGGGCCGATTACGGCGATCAGGATCACCTGCGTCAGCTGGCCGATGAAGTCGATCTGGTGACCTTCGAGTTCGAAAGCGTCCCGGCCGAAACCGTGGCGTTCCTTTCGCAATTCGTGCCGGTCTACCCGAGCGCCGAAGCCCTGCGCATCGCTCGCGACCGCTGGTTCGAGAAAAGCATGTTCAAGGACCTGGGGATTCCGACCCCGGCGTTCGCCGACATCCAGTCGCAAGCCGATCTGGACGCCGCTGTTGCTTCGATCGGTCTGCCGGCCGTGTTGAAAACCCGCACCCTGGGTTACGACGGCAAGGGCCAGAAAGTCCTGCGCAAGCCGGAAGACGTCGTCGATACCTTCGCCGAACTGGGCAGCGTGCCGTGCCTGCTGGAAGGCTTCGTGCCGTTCACCGGCGAAGTGTCGCTGATCGCCGTGCGTGCCCGCGATGGCGAGACGAAGTTCTATCCACTGGTGCACAACACCCACGACAGCGGCATCCTCAAGCTGTCGGTCGCCAGTTCCGATCACCCGCTGCAGGCCCTGGCTGAAGACTACTCCAGCCGCGTCCTCAAGCAGCTGGACTATGTCGGTGTAATGGCGTTCGAGTTCTTTGAAGTCGACGGTGGCCTAAAGGCCAACGAAATCGCCCCGCGCGTGCACAACTCCGGGCACTGGACCACCGAAGGCGCCGAGTGCAGCCAGTTCGAAAACCACCTGCGGGCCGTTGCCGGTCTGCCGCTTGGCTCGACGGCCAAGGTCGGCGAGAGCGCAATGCTCAACTTCATCGGCGTTGTGCCGCCGGTCGAGAAGGTCATTGCCATCGACGATTGCCATCTGCATCACTACGGCAAGGCCTTCAAGGCCGGGCGCAAGGTCGGTCACGCCAACCTGCGTTGCAAGGACAAGGCGACCCTCGAACAGCAGATCCTCAAGGTCGAGGCGCTGATCGCCGAGTAA
- the aspA gene encoding aspartate ammonia-lyase: MSSAASFRTENDLLGSLEVPAQAYYGIQTLRAVNNFRLSGVPISHYPKLVVGLAMVKQAAADANRELGHLSEAKHAAISEACARLIRGDFHEEFVVDMIQGGAGTSTNMNANEVIANIALEAMGHQKGEYQYLHPNDDVNMAQSTNDAYPTAIRLGLLLGHDALLASLDSLIQAFAAKGEEFNHVLKMGRTQLQDAVPMTLGQEFRAFATTMGEDLARLKTLAPEVLTEVNLGGTAIGTGINADPRYQALAVQRLALISGQPLVPAADLIEATSDMGAFVLFSGMLKRTAVKLSKICNDLRLLSSGPRTGINEINLPARQPGSSIMPGKVNPVIPEAVNQVAFQVIGNDLALTMAAEGGQLQLNVMEPLIAFKILDSIRLLQRAMDMLREHCIVGITANEARCRELVEHSIGLVTALNPYIGYKNATRIARIALESGRGVLELVREEGLLDDAMLADILRPENMIAPRLVPLKA, translated from the coding sequence ATGTCCTCCGCTGCATCATTCCGCACAGAAAACGACCTGCTTGGCTCCCTGGAAGTCCCTGCTCAAGCGTATTACGGCATCCAGACCCTGCGAGCGGTGAACAACTTCCGCCTCTCGGGCGTTCCGATTTCGCACTACCCGAAGCTGGTTGTCGGTCTGGCGATGGTCAAACAGGCCGCCGCTGACGCCAACCGTGAGCTGGGTCACCTGAGCGAAGCCAAGCACGCTGCCATCAGCGAAGCCTGTGCACGTCTGATCCGCGGTGATTTCCACGAAGAGTTCGTGGTCGACATGATTCAAGGTGGCGCCGGTACCTCCACCAACATGAACGCCAACGAAGTGATCGCCAACATCGCGCTGGAAGCGATGGGTCACCAGAAAGGCGAGTACCAGTACCTGCACCCGAACGACGACGTGAACATGGCGCAGTCGACCAACGACGCCTACCCGACCGCGATCCGCCTGGGTCTGCTGCTGGGTCACGACGCGCTGCTGGCCAGCCTCGACAGCCTGATTCAGGCGTTCGCGGCCAAGGGTGAAGAATTCAATCACGTCCTGAAGATGGGTCGTACCCAGCTGCAAGACGCCGTGCCGATGACCCTGGGTCAAGAGTTCCGCGCTTTCGCCACCACCATGGGCGAAGACCTGGCCCGTCTGAAGACGCTGGCCCCGGAAGTCCTGACCGAAGTAAACCTGGGCGGCACCGCGATCGGTACCGGCATCAACGCCGACCCACGCTACCAGGCCCTGGCCGTACAGCGTCTGGCCCTGATCAGCGGTCAACCGCTGGTTCCAGCCGCCGACCTGATCGAAGCCACCTCCGACATGGGCGCCTTCGTGCTGTTCTCCGGCATGCTCAAGCGCACCGCGGTCAAGCTGTCGAAGATCTGCAACGACCTGCGCCTGCTGTCCAGCGGCCCGCGCACCGGCATCAACGAAATCAACCTGCCGGCGCGTCAGCCAGGCAGCTCGATCATGCCAGGCAAGGTCAACCCGGTAATCCCGGAAGCCGTGAACCAGGTTGCGTTCCAGGTTATCGGTAACGATCTGGCGCTGACCATGGCGGCCGAAGGCGGCCAACTGCAACTGAACGTGATGGAGCCGCTGATCGCTTTCAAGATCCTCGACTCGATCCGCCTGCTGCAACGCGCCATGGACATGCTGCGCGAGCACTGCATCGTCGGCATCACCGCCAACGAAGCGCGCTGCCGCGAACTGGTCGAACACTCGATCGGTCTGGTCACCGCACTGAACCCGTACATCGGCTACAAAAACGCCACCCGCATCGCCCGTATCGCCCTTGAAAGCGGCCGCGGCGTGCTGGAACTGGTGCGCGAAGAAGGTCTGCTCGACGACGCCATGCTCGCCGACATCCTGCGCCCGGAAAACATGATTGCTCCGCGTCTGGTGCCTCTGAAGGCCTGA
- a CDS encoding acyl-CoA thioesterase — MIELEQEDPIPQGDLALQITALPRETNGFGDIFGGWLVAQMDLAGTAMASRVAGGRVATVAIDRMAFLVPVAVGAQLSFYTQTLEIGRSSIQMMVEVWSDDPLSSEWRKVTEAVFVFVAIDGSGRTRSVPPRAR; from the coding sequence ATGATAGAGCTCGAACAAGAAGATCCGATCCCGCAAGGCGACCTGGCCCTGCAAATCACCGCGCTTCCCCGCGAAACCAACGGCTTCGGCGATATTTTCGGCGGCTGGCTGGTGGCGCAGATGGACCTGGCCGGCACCGCAATGGCCAGCCGCGTCGCCGGTGGCCGTGTCGCGACCGTTGCCATCGACCGCATGGCGTTTCTGGTGCCGGTGGCCGTCGGCGCGCAATTGTCCTTCTATACCCAGACCCTGGAAATCGGCCGCAGCTCGATCCAGATGATGGTCGAGGTATGGAGCGACGATCCGTTGTCCAGCGAGTGGCGTAAAGTGACCGAAGCGGTGTTCGTGTTCGTGGCCATTGACGGCAGCGGTCGCACCCGTTCGGTTCCGCCGCGCGCACGTTAA
- a CDS encoding asparaginase — protein MNSSTYPAAQHVMVLYTGGTIGMQASANGLAPASGFEARMRDYLHSQPELVVPQWRFREMSPLIDSANMTPAYWQQLREAVVDAVDVQGCDSVLILHGTDTLAYSAAAMSFQLLGLHARVCFTGSMLPAGVTDSDAWENLSGALVALGHGLAPGVHLYFHGELLAPTRCAKVRSFGRHPFKRLERQGGGVKATSLPAALSYNQPKQLAKVAVLPLFPGIGAEIIDGLLDSGIQGLVLECYGSGTGPSDNPEFLASLGRARDKGVVVVAVTQCHEGGVELDIYEAGSRLRGVGVLSGGGMTREAAFGKLNALLGAGLETAEVRRLVELDLCGELS, from the coding sequence ATGAATTCCTCGACTTACCCTGCCGCCCAGCACGTCATGGTGCTGTACACCGGTGGCACCATCGGCATGCAGGCCAGCGCCAACGGTCTGGCCCCGGCCTCCGGTTTCGAAGCGCGGATGCGCGACTACCTGCACAGTCAGCCTGAACTGGTCGTACCGCAGTGGCGCTTTCGCGAGATGTCGCCGCTGATCGACAGCGCCAATATGACCCCGGCCTACTGGCAGCAATTGCGCGAAGCCGTCGTCGACGCCGTCGATGTGCAAGGCTGCGACAGCGTGCTGATCCTGCACGGCACCGACACCCTGGCCTACAGCGCCGCTGCCATGAGCTTCCAGCTGCTCGGCCTGCATGCCCGCGTGTGCTTCACCGGCTCGATGCTGCCGGCCGGCGTCACCGACAGCGACGCCTGGGAAAACCTCAGTGGCGCGCTGGTCGCCCTCGGCCACGGTCTGGCGCCAGGTGTGCATCTGTACTTCCACGGCGAGCTGCTCGCTCCGACCCGTTGCGCGAAAGTGCGCAGCTTCGGCCGTCACCCGTTCAAACGCCTGGAGCGTCAGGGCGGCGGCGTGAAAGCCACTTCCCTGCCGGCAGCGCTGAGCTACAACCAGCCCAAGCAACTGGCCAAGGTTGCGGTGCTGCCGCTGTTCCCGGGCATCGGCGCCGAGATCATCGACGGCCTGCTCGACAGTGGCATTCAGGGCTTGGTGCTGGAGTGCTACGGCAGCGGTACCGGGCCGAGCGACAATCCTGAGTTCCTCGCCAGCCTCGGCCGGGCGCGGGATAAGGGTGTGGTGGTAGTTGCGGTCACGCAGTGTCATGAAGGCGGTGTGGAACTGGATATCTACGAAGCGGGCAGCCGCTTGCGTGGCGTTGGCGTGTTGTCCGGTGGCGGCATGACTCGTGAGGCAGCGTTCGGCAAATTGAATGCTTTACTCGGCGCAGGCCTTGAGACGGCTGAAGTACGGCGTCTGGTCGAACTCGACCTGTGCGGCGAGCTCAGCTGA
- a CDS encoding LysR substrate-binding domain-containing protein has protein sequence MNLESKWLEDFSALAATRSFSQAAERRFVTQPAFSRRIRSLEAALGLTLVNRSRTPVELTAAGQLFLVTARTVVEQLGEVLRHLHHLEGGQGEVIQVAAAHSLALGFFPRWIAQLRNEGLNIATRLVATNVGDAVHALREGGCDLMLAFYDPDAAMQMDPEIFPSLHLGQTEMLPVCAADANGKPLFDLEGEASVPLLAYSAGAFLGRSVNGLLRQRQLRFTTIYETAMADSLKSMALEGLGIAWVPQLSVRAELARGELVVCGGPQWHVPLEIRLYRCALVRKANVRLLWRKLEGGAAQSS, from the coding sequence ATGAATCTGGAAAGCAAATGGCTCGAGGACTTCAGTGCCCTGGCCGCCACCCGCAGCTTCTCGCAGGCAGCCGAACGGCGCTTCGTGACCCAGCCGGCCTTCAGCCGGCGGATCCGCAGTCTGGAAGCCGCGCTGGGCCTGACGTTGGTCAACCGCTCGCGCACGCCGGTCGAGCTGACGGCGGCGGGGCAACTGTTTCTGGTGACCGCGCGCACGGTGGTCGAACAGCTCGGCGAGGTGCTGCGCCATTTGCATCACCTGGAAGGCGGGCAGGGTGAAGTGATCCAGGTGGCGGCAGCGCACTCGCTGGCGCTCGGTTTCTTTCCGCGCTGGATCGCGCAACTGCGCAACGAAGGCCTGAACATCGCCACGCGGCTGGTGGCGACCAACGTTGGCGACGCGGTGCACGCGCTGCGTGAAGGTGGCTGCGATCTGATGCTGGCGTTCTACGACCCGGACGCGGCGATGCAGATGGACCCGGAAATCTTCCCGTCACTGCACCTGGGCCAGACCGAAATGCTTCCGGTGTGTGCGGCGGATGCCAATGGCAAACCGCTGTTCGACCTGGAAGGCGAGGCCAGCGTGCCGCTGCTGGCCTATAGCGCCGGGGCATTTCTCGGCCGTTCGGTGAACGGCTTGCTGCGCCAGCGACAGCTGCGCTTCACCACGATCTATGAAACTGCCATGGCCGACAGCCTTAAAAGCATGGCGCTGGAAGGCCTCGGCATTGCCTGGGTGCCGCAACTGAGCGTGCGGGCCGAACTGGCCCGAGGCGAACTGGTGGTCTGCGGCGGCCCGCAATGGCATGTGCCGCTGGAGATTCGCCTGTATCGCTGCGCACTGGTGCGCAAGGCCAACGTGCGGTTGTTGTGGCGCAAGCTTGAAGGCGGTGCCGCACAATCTTCCTGA
- a CDS encoding alanine/glycine:cation symporter family protein gives MLEVINDFLSGKVLIVLIVGLGSYFTIRSRFVQLRHFFHMFAVFRDSLKGSAGQLSSFQALMLSLAGRVGAGNIAGVGIAVTLGGPGAVFWMWVTALVGMSSSFFECTLAQVYKRADGDGLYRGGPAYYIQHGLKLKGMAVVFSILLLVTYGFAFIGLQSYTVTHSLQNAFAFDPQHTGIVLAVLLAITFIGGIKRIASVSDLLVPVKTLAYIAVTLYVIGTQIEHVPAMLVTIFKSAFGLDPAFGGLLGSAIVMGVKRGVFANEAGLGSAPNVAAVAAVKHPGAQGVVQAFSVFLDTFVICTCTALLILLSGFYTPGFEGDGIVLTQNSLAAVVGDWGRMFVSVALSLFVFTCILYNYYLGENSLQFLTRNRVALMTFRGLVLALVVWGSMQDLSTVFAFADITMTCLAFVNLVALALLFKVGMRVMRDYDEQRRAGVDQPVFDSSKFADLDLDLKAWPTSPSAAAKADAQAQGIPAAQR, from the coding sequence ATGCTCGAAGTCATCAACGACTTCCTCTCAGGGAAAGTACTGATCGTGCTCATTGTCGGGCTCGGTAGCTACTTCACGATTCGCTCGCGTTTCGTTCAATTGCGCCACTTCTTCCACATGTTCGCGGTGTTCCGTGACAGCCTCAAAGGCAGCGCCGGTCAACTCAGCTCGTTCCAGGCCCTGATGCTCAGCCTCGCCGGCCGCGTCGGTGCAGGCAACATCGCCGGTGTCGGCATCGCCGTGACCCTGGGTGGTCCGGGTGCAGTGTTCTGGATGTGGGTGACCGCACTGGTCGGCATGTCCAGCAGCTTCTTCGAATGTACCCTGGCCCAGGTCTACAAGCGCGCCGATGGCGATGGCCTGTACCGTGGCGGTCCGGCCTACTACATCCAGCACGGCCTGAAGCTCAAGGGCATGGCGGTGGTGTTCTCGATCCTGCTGCTGGTGACCTACGGCTTCGCCTTCATCGGCCTGCAGTCCTACACCGTGACCCACTCGCTGCAGAACGCCTTTGCCTTTGACCCGCAACACACCGGTATCGTCCTGGCGGTGCTGCTGGCCATCACCTTCATCGGCGGCATCAAGCGCATCGCCTCGGTGTCCGACCTGCTGGTTCCGGTCAAGACCCTGGCCTATATCGCCGTGACCCTGTACGTGATCGGCACCCAGATCGAACACGTACCGGCCATGCTGGTCACCATCTTCAAAAGCGCCTTCGGTCTCGACCCGGCCTTCGGTGGCCTGCTCGGCAGCGCGATTGTCATGGGCGTGAAGCGTGGCGTGTTCGCCAACGAAGCGGGCCTGGGCAGTGCGCCGAACGTCGCCGCCGTGGCGGCCGTGAAGCACCCTGGCGCTCAGGGCGTGGTTCAGGCGTTCAGCGTGTTCCTCGACACCTTCGTGATCTGCACCTGCACCGCGCTGCTGATCCTGCTGTCGGGCTTCTACACCCCGGGCTTCGAAGGTGACGGCATCGTCCTGACCCAGAACTCGCTGGCCGCCGTGGTCGGTGACTGGGGCCGCATGTTCGTCAGCGTTGCGCTGTCGCTGTTCGTCTTCACTTGCATCCTCTACAACTACTACCTGGGCGAAAACAGCCTGCAGTTCCTCACCCGCAACCGTGTTGCGCTGATGACGTTCCGCGGTCTGGTGCTGGCGCTGGTGGTCTGGGGTTCGATGCAGGACCTGTCGACCGTGTTCGCCTTCGCCGACATCACCATGACCTGCCTGGCCTTCGTCAACCTGGTGGCCCTGGCCCTGCTGTTCAAGGTCGGCATGCGTGTGATGCGCGACTACGACGAACAGCGCCGCGCCGGCGTCGATCAGCCAGTGTTCGACTCCAGCAAATTTGCCGATCTGGACCTGGACCTGAAGGCCTGGCCAACCAGCCCGTCGGCTGCTGCCAAGGCTGATGCTCAGGCGCAAGGCATCCCTGCAGCGCAACGCTGA
- the purE gene encoding 5-(carboxyamino)imidazole ribonucleotide mutase, producing MSALVGVIMGSKSDWSTLSHTADMLEKLGIPYEVKVVSAHRTPDLLFQYAEEAEGRGIEVIIAGAGGAAHLPGMCAAKTHLPVLGVPVQSAMLSGVDSLLSIVQMPAGIPVATLAIGKAGAINAALLSASILGAKHPQFHAVLKTFRAEQTDSVLDNPDPRIA from the coding sequence ATGAGTGCACTGGTTGGCGTGATCATGGGCTCCAAGTCCGATTGGTCCACCCTTAGCCACACCGCCGATATGCTGGAAAAGCTCGGCATCCCGTACGAGGTCAAGGTGGTTTCTGCCCACCGCACCCCGGATCTGCTGTTCCAGTACGCTGAAGAGGCCGAAGGCCGCGGCATCGAGGTGATCATCGCCGGTGCCGGCGGCGCGGCCCACCTGCCAGGCATGTGTGCGGCCAAGACCCACCTGCCGGTGCTGGGCGTGCCGGTGCAGTCGGCCATGCTTTCGGGCGTCGATTCGCTGCTGTCGATCGTGCAGATGCCGGCCGGCATCCCGGTTGCCACCCTGGCCATCGGCAAGGCCGGTGCGATCAACGCCGCGCTGCTGTCGGCGAGCATCCTGGGTGCCAAGCATCCACAATTCCACGCGGTACTGAAGACCTTCCGTGCCGAGCAGACGGACAGCGTCCTGGACAATCCAGACCCACGTATTGCCTGA